The genomic window AAGATGGGGTTGATTTAATAGGTTTTTGTACTTGGGGACCAATAGACATTATTTCAGCTGGAAGTGGTGAAATGAAAAAAAGGTATGGATTTATCTATGTTGATAAAGATAATAATGGTCAAGGAACTTTGCAAAGAAGAAAAAAGAAAAGTTTTTATTGGTATAAAGATGTTATTGCATCAAATGGAGGAACTTTGCAATGATAGGCCAATCAGATAATTTTAACTGTGGAGAAGATAAAGGACAGTATATACTATTTAAAAATAAAAATGGACAAAATATTGGTATTTCAAAATTGAATATAGATGGAATTATTTATAAAGATGGACTCTTTTTTAAAGATCATGATCATACTGGAATATTGAATCTTTATAAAGATTGGAGACTAGATCCAGATATAAGAGCCAATGATTTGGCAAATAAACTATCAATAGAAGAAATAGCTGGATTAATGTTATATTCTTCACATCAAACGGTAACAAAGAAGAGTAGTAAGTATGAAAAACTATTTGGTGAAAACACATATAATGGAAAAAAGTTCCAAGAATCAAATTGTGAAATATGGCATTTAACAGATCAGCAAAAAAAGTTTTTAGAAAAGGATCATGTCAGACATATTCTATTATCGTCAGTTGATAGCGCAAAAGAAGCAGCACTTTGGGCTAATGAAATTCAATCTTTTTGTGAGATGAATGGATTAGGAATACCTGTTAATATAAGTTCTGATCCAAGACATGGAATAAGTTCAGATGCGGAGTATAATTTGGGCGCAGGAAGTGATATATCAAAATGGCCTGAAAACTTAGGATTAGCTGCAACTTTTGATCCATCAGTAACAAGAGCGTTTGCTGAAATTTGTGCGAAAGAGTATAGATGCTTGGGAATCACCACAGCTTTATCACCACAGATTGATTTAGCGACTGATCCAAGATGGCGAAGATTTATTGGAACTTTTGGTGAAAACACAAAATTAAGTACTGATATGGCAGAAGCATACTGCGATGCACTTCAATCCACTTATAGTGAAACACATGAGGATCTTGGATGGGGGAGTGAAAGTGTCAATGCAATGGTGAAACACTGGCCAGGTGGAGGGAGTGGTGAAGGTGGAAGAGATGCACATTATTGTTATGGAAAATATGCTGTCTATCCAGGAAATAATTTTTCTGAACACTTAAAACCTTTCGTAAATGGTGCTTTTAAACTTAGTGGTAAAACAAGACAAGCATCTTCCGTCATGCCTTATTATACAATCTCATATAATCAGGATTTAAAAGAAAATGTTGGAAATGGATATTCTCAATATATTGTTTCAGATTTGTTAAGAGATAAATACCATTATAATGGAGTTGTTTGTACTGATTGGTTAATAACGGCCAATCATGGTCCAAATATAGAAACATTTTCTGGAAAATGCTGGGGGTTAGAGGAAAAATCAGTAGCATTTAGACATTTTAAAGCATTGGAAGCAGGTGTTGATCAATTTGGTGGAAATAATGATATTGTACCAGTATTAGAAGCCTATAAAATGTTAGTGACAAAATATGGTCAAGATAAGGCAGATGAGCGAATGCGAATATCTGCTAAACGATTATTAACGAATATGTTTCAAACTGGATTGTTTGATAATCCATATGTAGATATTGATAAGACAGTTTTAACTGTAGGATGTAGCGAATATACACAAAAAGGTTATATAACTCAAGTAAAATCAGTTGTTATGTTAAAGAATAATAATATTTTACCTATAGAAAAAAGAGTCAAGGTTTATATTCCTAGTAGAAAAGTAGAAGTGTCAACAGATTGGTTTGGAAATATCCTCCCAGAAATATCTAAACCATGTCTGAATCTAAATATAGCTCAAAAATATTATGAAGTTGTTGATAATGCTGAAGATGCTGATTTTGCAATCGTATCAATTATGAGTCCTGTAAGTGAAGGTTATGATAAGCAAAAAGGGTATATTCCAATTACATTACAATATCGTCCATATACTGCAAGTTATGCTAGAAAGACTAGTATTGCAAAAGGAGAGCCATTAGAGAAGAACTGTGATCGAAATTATTTTGGTAAATCAAATCATGCTTTTAATGAATCAGATTTAGATATGGTTTTAAAAACAAAAAAATTAATGAAAAATAAACCAGTTATTGTATCTATCATGATGAAAAAACCATGTGTTGTTAGTGAATTTGAAAAACACGCTGATGCTATACTTGTTCATTTTGGTGTACAGGATCAAGTCATACTTGAAATTATAAAAGGAATTTATGAACCAAGTGGATTATTACCATTTCAAATGCCAAAGGATATGAAAACAGTTGAAGAACAATATGAAGATGTTTCAGGTGATATGGACTGCTATACTGATGAAAATAATCATCAATACGATTTTGCATATGGTATGGATTTTAGTGGGATTATTGATGATCAACGTGTTCATAGATATAAAAAGTAGAATTGTTTATCATTCTACTTTTTCTTGCTTTACAAAATTATATTCAGGTATAATAAAAGTATAGTAAAGAAGGTGAGTTTATGATTAGAAGACAACGCGAAATACTATTTTATTTAATGAAAAGAAATGATTCAGTCATCGGAAGTCAAATAGCTAAAGAATTTCATGTGAGTTTAAGAACGGTTAGAAATGATATTAAGAAAATTAATGAAGAAATACTAAGCTTAGGTATTAAAGTCAATTCTTCAAAAACTTATGGCTATTATTTATCAGACAATGAGAAACAAATTTTATATGAAAATAAAAGGTATTTTGAAATTGCTTCACATAATACAACACTTAATTTACCAGAAACATCACAAGAAAGAGCAATGTATATATTATTAAAATTATGCACTCAAAAAACATTGAATTTAATGGATATAGAAGATGAATTATTTATTACAACAACAACAGTAAATCAAGACGTAAAAAAATTGTTATATATCATCAATAAAAAGTTTCCAAAACTTAAAATTATTTTTGTAAAATCCAATATTTTAATGTTAGACGGAACTGAAGAATCTAAAAGAGATTTAATTAGTGGTATTTTTTCACAGACAAAGGATGATATATTATTAATGAAATATATGAATTATATTTTTGATTCAGATTTCAATAAGATTTTTAATATGGTATATGTACTTATTTGTTCACTTGATGTAGGTAGAGAAGATAAATTTACTGGAAATGGATTAAAATCTTTTACATTTGATATTGTTATTAGTTATTTTCGTAATAAAAATGATAAGTTTAAGATTGAAAAAATAGACAATGACATATCTCAATATATTTTTAATATACATAATCAATTACAAAAATTGGATATAAACTTAAGTCAGAGTGATCTTCATTTCTTGCAAAAAAGATATCATACAAAAACTTTTCTTTTAAAAGATAGTTATTATATACAGAATCAAAAATGGATTGATAGTATATTATCTCAATTTAACACTCATTTAAAAAATCACTTCAATATGAGTTTAGATAAAAAATTTCAGAATGAAGAGATGAAATTATTATTAGAATGTATTATTTTGAGAATTGAAAATGGATATTATTATGATGAATATTTCAAAAATGAACTCTTTGAACATGATACATTAGCATTCATATTATCTTATATGTTAGGAAATGTAATACATTCAGTTTTAGGATATAAAATTGACAAAAATAATCTATATCTTATAGCCAGTTCTCTTTCGGGTTATTTAAGAAAAAACTTTCATATTATTGAAGCTTATCTGGTTTGTAATCAAGATAAAGGGTATTGTGTAAATCTGATTGATATGTTAAAACGAATTTCAGCTGATAAAATTTATATTAAAGGTGTAATAAATAGTATGGATTATTTTTTTAATAAAAATATGTATGAGAATGAAATGATGATTATTAATAGTAATGATTTTCAATTTTATGAGAAAAATAATATAAGAATAGAAAAAATACCTGTGACATATGCGGATGTAGTAAAGATTGAAGAAGTATATTTTAAAAGTATTCTCAAAAATGTAATAATAAATATTGATAAATATAGTGATATAAAAGCAAACACATTTGATGAGTTATTAACTTTGCTAGAAACTCAATATCACCTCAAAAATAATGAATTAAATAGAAGTATTGAATTAGGAATATACAAAGCAAGGGATGAAAAAATGATTATCCCATATATTGATTATGAATTGGTAAATATTGAAATAAAAGAAATTAAAGTTAATATGAAATTCAATAATTTTCATATTGAACATATCATCATTATAAGAATTGGGGAAATTGACTTTAAGGAATTTTATGCATTATTGTATTATTATATGAGTTGATTTTTTATAATGTAAGAATTGAATTTTAAAATCATATTTGTAATTATTTACAAGTTTCTTCAATCGAAACTGAAACCAAGAATTATCAAAATAATAATGAAAAAAACGAATTCAAAAAACAATGAATTTATCAATGTAAATTAGATTTTGAAGTGAAATTTTAAAAGTTATATTTTATTTAAATGTGTGCAATAAGTATGTAATTCATCACCTCTGAGGACTTCTTACAAGTTCTTAAATATTTATAGGACAATAATAGCCGTATCAAAACAGTTACAATGAATTGTTGTTATAAATCAATTCCATTTTTTTACTAAACATTGATCATACTTCTTCTTCGGAATGCATTCGACCTTGTTCATAATCTTTTTCTGCTTCTTCTAATTTTTCTTCAATATTCTGTGAATGAGTAAAACATTTTGTGTCTTTTCGTTTTAATTCATTGGACAATTTCATTAATGTCACACTCCTAATAAATAATTTATTATTATTTAAATAAATATGGAATAGTTGTTTACTATTCCATAAAATATTTTAAATTAATTTGTTTTCATAATCTTCTAATTGATGAAATACACGTAAGATATTGATTATATTTTTCGTTTGATCAATTTCATAACATAATAAATATCCCATAAATAGTGCACAACAGATTTCACGTTTATTCCTAATCAGTCTAACCCTTTGAATAAAAGGGGAGTCCGATAATATAGCAATCTCTGCTTCAATAGAATCAAGGAAATGATTATTAATTTGAGGATTGAAATAAGTTTGATTATAATAACTTAAGATATTATTGGTATCATTTATGGCTCTATCAGCAAAATTAACATGAAATTTAATTGTCACGATAAGCATACCTATTACGTAATTGTTCTAAAACAGTCGCAACATCAGTTACCTTACCGTTATCAACATCTTTTAATCTTTCATCTATTTTTTCTTCAATAGATTTTGGGCTTATTGATATGTTTTATAGGTTTCATAATATCAGCTACTTTATTATTTATAGTATATCAAATTTATAAATTAATACTATTAGTTTTCATAATAATTATTTAATGTTGATGAGGCTGAATTGAAAAAATATAGTATTTTCGATTTGGTTGAACTTGTAGAAAATAAATATATCAGGTATGATATATCTATATGATTGGAGTGTGAAAGTGTGAAATATGCAGTTTTACCTATTGAAAGGTTTGAATTAGATTATGCATTAAAAATTGGTGATTTTTATTTTATTCCATCAGAATTAAAAAGTGAGAGTGGGGAAGTTGAATATGATAAAAGTATGAGTGATGAGGATCGAATAAAAGAAAAAGAGGTATTATTACTAGCTTGGGAACTTTATAAATCATGGGATGATCAAGGAGTAACTTGTTGCTTTTTTCCATATGAAGATCCATTGATTGAATTAGATAATAGAAATGCTAACGATAATAGTTTTATTATCAAAAAAATGATTAGAGAAGCAAGAGATTTTTTAAATGTTTTTATTTTATCAATATGTCATTTTGAAAATAAAATGGAATTGCCTACTTATCCAGGAATATTTATGCAAACTCAATTAGCTGCTTATGTAGATACTGAAAAAAAAGAGGCTATTTTTTTGAGTGGAAATATTGAATATATTTCATATGAAGGTTTAGGAATGTATGCTGAAATAAATAATATTAATCTTGATTTTGTAGAAATTTATAATAGTAAAAGAAATGATGAGGTGATAAATACAATCAAAAAATGTTTATATTTATTACAACAAAGTTTATACGAGTTTGATTTGACAACTGCATTTAATACTTTAATTAGGGCTTGTGAAATTATTGCGAATCCTCAAGAGTATATTAAACTTAAAGATGTTAGAAAATTTATTCAGTTTTTTTTACTATTAGATAGATATGATGTGGAAAATGAAAAAGGAAAGTTTAAAACATCGTATATGCAAGATTGTGATAATTTAATAGAGATTTTTCAAAGTTTAAGAACTGCAACTATTCATACAAGCAAAAATTTAGATGAATTTTATAATGAATCTAGAGATGTGAATCATTTTTTAAATTCTTTATACTTTAAGATTATCACTGTGTGTAGGACAATATTTGAAACTAAAATTACTAATTATAGCGATTTGCATGAATATAAAAAAAATATTA from Candidatus Stoquefichus sp. SB1 includes these protein-coding regions:
- a CDS encoding type II toxin-antitoxin system RelE/ParE family toxin; protein product: MTIKFHVNFADRAINDTNNILSYYNQTYFNPQINNHFLDSIEAEIAILSDSPFIQRVRLIRNKREICCALFMGYLLCYEIDQTKNIINILRVFHQLEDYENKLI
- a CDS encoding HTH domain-containing protein; this translates as MIRRQREILFYLMKRNDSVIGSQIAKEFHVSLRTVRNDIKKINEEILSLGIKVNSSKTYGYYLSDNEKQILYENKRYFEIASHNTTLNLPETSQERAMYILLKLCTQKTLNLMDIEDELFITTTTVNQDVKKLLYIINKKFPKLKIIFVKSNILMLDGTEESKRDLISGIFSQTKDDILLMKYMNYIFDSDFNKIFNMVYVLICSLDVGREDKFTGNGLKSFTFDIVISYFRNKNDKFKIEKIDNDISQYIFNIHNQLQKLDINLSQSDLHFLQKRYHTKTFLLKDSYYIQNQKWIDSILSQFNTHLKNHFNMSLDKKFQNEEMKLLLECIILRIENGYYYDEYFKNELFEHDTLAFILSYMLGNVIHSVLGYKIDKNNLYLIASSLSGYLRKNFHIIEAYLVCNQDKGYCVNLIDMLKRISADKIYIKGVINSMDYFFNKNMYENEMMIINSNDFQFYEKNNIRIEKIPVTYADVVKIEEVYFKSILKNVIINIDKYSDIKANTFDELLTLLETQYHLKNNELNRSIELGIYKARDEKMIIPYIDYELVNIEIKEIKVNMKFNNFHIEHIIIIRIGEIDFKEFYALLYYYMS
- a CDS encoding glycoside hydrolase family 3 protein — encoded protein: MIGQSDNFNCGEDKGQYILFKNKNGQNIGISKLNIDGIIYKDGLFFKDHDHTGILNLYKDWRLDPDIRANDLANKLSIEEIAGLMLYSSHQTVTKKSSKYEKLFGENTYNGKKFQESNCEIWHLTDQQKKFLEKDHVRHILLSSVDSAKEAALWANEIQSFCEMNGLGIPVNISSDPRHGISSDAEYNLGAGSDISKWPENLGLAATFDPSVTRAFAEICAKEYRCLGITTALSPQIDLATDPRWRRFIGTFGENTKLSTDMAEAYCDALQSTYSETHEDLGWGSESVNAMVKHWPGGGSGEGGRDAHYCYGKYAVYPGNNFSEHLKPFVNGAFKLSGKTRQASSVMPYYTISYNQDLKENVGNGYSQYIVSDLLRDKYHYNGVVCTDWLITANHGPNIETFSGKCWGLEEKSVAFRHFKALEAGVDQFGGNNDIVPVLEAYKMLVTKYGQDKADERMRISAKRLLTNMFQTGLFDNPYVDIDKTVLTVGCSEYTQKGYITQVKSVVMLKNNNILPIEKRVKVYIPSRKVEVSTDWFGNILPEISKPCLNLNIAQKYYEVVDNAEDADFAIVSIMSPVSEGYDKQKGYIPITLQYRPYTASYARKTSIAKGEPLEKNCDRNYFGKSNHAFNESDLDMVLKTKKLMKNKPVIVSIMMKKPCVVSEFEKHADAILVHFGVQDQVILEIIKGIYEPSGLLPFQMPKDMKTVEEQYEDVSGDMDCYTDENNHQYDFAYGMDFSGIIDDQRVHRYKK